One stretch of Aquipuribacter hungaricus DNA includes these proteins:
- a CDS encoding 2-hydroxyacid dehydrogenase: protein MPSTVIVFTQEGLDALSGADELEPVLVDAGDRSTWPGSARAVVAAGASSDDVLEVVRAVEGVEVVQTLSAGVETWLGRLPDGVSLVNGRGAHGGATAEWAVTVLLAMRRGIPGFVRQQDRHDWSDAGSPGLQGAHVLVVGAGDLGEQTRLRLDGFGCTVTLVARTAREGVRGTDELPELLPDADAVVLVVPLTDATRGLVDAAFLARMKDGAALVNAARGQVVDTDALLAELQAGRLVAGLDVTDPEPLPEDHPLWDAPGLLLTPHVGGQTGGSTERAWGVVREQLLALARGERPSNTVGDEY, encoded by the coding sequence ATGCCCTCGACCGTCATCGTGTTCACGCAGGAGGGCCTCGACGCGCTGTCCGGGGCCGACGAGCTGGAGCCGGTGCTCGTCGACGCCGGCGACCGGAGCACGTGGCCCGGGTCGGCCCGCGCGGTCGTCGCCGCGGGGGCGTCGAGCGACGACGTGCTCGAGGTCGTGCGTGCCGTCGAGGGCGTCGAGGTCGTCCAGACCCTGTCCGCCGGGGTCGAGACCTGGCTCGGCCGGCTCCCCGACGGGGTGTCGCTGGTCAACGGCCGCGGGGCGCACGGCGGCGCGACCGCGGAGTGGGCCGTCACCGTGCTGCTCGCGATGCGCCGCGGCATCCCCGGCTTCGTCCGCCAGCAGGACCGGCACGACTGGTCCGACGCCGGCTCCCCCGGCCTGCAGGGCGCCCACGTCCTCGTCGTCGGCGCCGGCGACCTGGGCGAGCAGACCCGGCTGCGGCTCGACGGGTTCGGCTGCACCGTGACGCTCGTCGCCCGGACCGCCCGCGAGGGCGTCCGCGGCACCGACGAGCTTCCCGAGCTGCTGCCCGACGCCGACGCCGTGGTGCTCGTCGTCCCGCTCACCGACGCCACCCGCGGCCTGGTCGACGCGGCGTTCCTGGCACGGATGAAGGACGGCGCCGCTCTGGTCAACGCCGCGCGCGGCCAGGTCGTCGACACCGACGCCCTGCTCGCCGAGCTGCAGGCCGGCCGCCTCGTCGCCGGACTCGACGTCACCGACCCCGAGCCGCTGCCGGAGGACCACCCGCTGTGGGACGCCCCAGGCTTGCTGCTGACCCCGCACGTCGGCGGGCAGACCGGCGGCTCCACCGAGCGGGCGTGGGGCGTCGTGCGGGAGCAGCTGCTCGCGCTGGCCCGCGGCGAGCGCCCGTCGAACACCGTCGGGGACGAGTACTGA
- a CDS encoding TetR/AcrR family transcriptional regulator: MPDPPSPSDTVRDAVVAVISEQGLEGTSVRRVAARAGVSIGAVQHHFPTKDAMLAGAMVRLEEVYRRRLDEEASQLPDRPDARLRATVRSLVPAEPDDRSDTALWLAFVARAAVHGPTAALHRETWQRAEDGIAWLVLACGALSEGDGTPAAPPPWARDAAAELLALMDGLAVSVLLEPGRMPPGRARRLADEAVDRVLDRAEAAAETRTP; encoded by the coding sequence GTGCCGGACCCACCCTCCCCGTCGGACACGGTGCGCGACGCCGTGGTCGCGGTCATCTCCGAGCAGGGGCTCGAGGGCACGTCGGTCCGCCGGGTCGCCGCCCGCGCAGGCGTGTCGATCGGGGCGGTGCAGCACCACTTCCCCACCAAGGACGCCATGCTCGCCGGGGCGATGGTGCGGCTGGAGGAGGTCTACCGGCGGCGCCTCGACGAGGAGGCGTCGCAGCTGCCCGACCGGCCGGACGCCCGGCTGCGCGCGACCGTCCGCAGCCTCGTGCCCGCCGAGCCCGACGACCGGTCCGACACCGCGCTGTGGCTCGCCTTCGTGGCACGCGCCGCCGTGCACGGCCCGACCGCCGCGCTGCACCGGGAGACGTGGCAGCGGGCGGAGGACGGCATCGCCTGGCTCGTGCTCGCCTGCGGTGCTTTGTCCGAGGGTGATGGCACCCCTGCTGCTCCCCCGCCGTGGGCGCGCGACGCGGCGGCCGAGCTGCTCGCGCTCATGGACGGGCTCGCCGTCTCCGTCCTGCTCGAGCCGGGGCGGATGCCGCCGGGGCGGGCGCGCCGGCTCGCCGACGAGGCTGTCGACCGGGTGCTCGACCGCGCCGAGGCAGCCGCGGAGACGCGCACCCCCTGA
- a CDS encoding YdeI/OmpD-associated family protein, with product MAEQAEELTVPDVDAWREWLAEHVHEQPGVWLTLAKKGTTEPTSLTYAQALQEALCQGWIDGQAKSVDDQVYRQRFTPRRARSIWSKRNVGYVAALIEAGRMQPNGHAEIERAKADGRWDAAYSGPATIEVPEDLVAALAAEPAAQALFAELDATNRYAVLHRVVTAVKPETRARRIQANVAMLARGETVYPRKQAR from the coding sequence GTGGCGGAGCAGGCGGAAGAGCTGACGGTCCCCGACGTCGACGCGTGGCGGGAGTGGCTCGCCGAGCACGTGCACGAGCAGCCCGGCGTGTGGCTCACGCTGGCCAAGAAGGGCACGACGGAGCCGACGAGCCTGACGTACGCCCAGGCGCTGCAGGAGGCGCTGTGCCAGGGGTGGATCGACGGGCAGGCCAAGAGCGTCGACGACCAGGTCTACCGGCAGCGCTTCACCCCGCGCCGGGCCCGCAGCATCTGGTCCAAGCGCAACGTCGGGTACGTGGCCGCGCTCATCGAGGCCGGCCGGATGCAGCCCAACGGCCATGCCGAGATCGAGCGCGCCAAGGCCGACGGCCGTTGGGACGCGGCGTACTCGGGCCCCGCGACGATCGAGGTGCCCGAGGACCTGGTCGCCGCGCTCGCCGCCGAGCCCGCAGCCCAGGCGCTGTTCGCCGAGCTCGACGCCACGAACCGGTACGCGGTCCTGCACCGGGTGGTCACCGCGGTCAAGCCGGAGACCCGGGCCCGGCGGATCCAGGCCAACGTGGCGATGCTCGCGCGGGGGGAGACGGTGTACCCGCGCAAGCAGGCTCGGTAG
- a CDS encoding EcsC family protein — MNLDGQPNRGPGAMSPYEREQWQDLNKYWERKSSRRGMPKAVASSGRAVSRAAGGAAAAAGRVVPGPVKAAATSVGDTIADHALQPALKGAVGLIELVDAWATDLIDPASVVKLARARGVDIGDFSELSGRDLRDCDRLVARDTLKWRTAGALEGAGMGAVALIPVAGLPLSVTADVVILQILSVSIATRIAYSYGIDGASPAESDFITELATGALARQATKIVPLRDAGRAHQAAAKRVRWSPKLRDDHVLVAKLEQFMAKWYTGGKVPVQHMSKALSVFAIVVGAGVNATTLGRVSSHAQRYCRTRFLAEKYGLELPAALRKGDVAEDLGHDF; from the coding sequence GTGAATCTGGACGGACAGCCAAACCGGGGGCCGGGGGCCATGTCCCCGTACGAGCGGGAGCAGTGGCAGGATCTCAATAAGTATTGGGAGCGGAAGTCCAGCCGGCGTGGCATGCCGAAGGCGGTGGCCAGTAGCGGTCGGGCGGTGTCGCGAGCAGCCGGCGGGGCCGCTGCTGCCGCGGGTCGAGTGGTCCCGGGGCCGGTCAAAGCCGCGGCGACGAGCGTCGGCGACACGATCGCCGATCATGCGCTGCAGCCAGCCCTCAAGGGCGCCGTGGGACTGATCGAACTGGTTGACGCGTGGGCCACGGACCTCATCGACCCTGCTTCCGTCGTCAAGCTGGCACGCGCCCGCGGAGTGGACATCGGAGACTTTTCGGAACTCAGTGGACGGGACCTACGTGACTGCGACCGACTGGTCGCTCGGGACACGCTCAAGTGGCGGACGGCCGGGGCCCTGGAAGGAGCCGGGATGGGCGCCGTCGCGCTGATCCCGGTTGCGGGGCTACCGCTGTCTGTCACCGCTGACGTGGTGATACTGCAGATCTTGAGTGTCTCCATCGCCACCCGCATCGCTTACTCATACGGGATTGATGGCGCATCACCCGCGGAAAGTGATTTCATCACGGAGCTGGCAACCGGTGCTCTTGCGCGGCAGGCGACGAAGATCGTGCCGCTGCGAGACGCTGGGCGCGCCCATCAGGCGGCTGCCAAGCGTGTGCGCTGGTCTCCGAAATTGCGCGACGACCACGTGCTAGTCGCGAAGCTGGAGCAGTTCATGGCCAAGTGGTACACGGGCGGAAAGGTGCCCGTGCAGCACATGTCGAAGGCACTTTCGGTCTTCGCCATCGTGGTGGGAGCTGGTGTGAACGCGACCACGCTCGGGCGTGTGTCCTCGCACGCGCAGCGGTACTGCCGGACTCGATTCCTGGCTGAGAAGTACGGCTTGGAACTACCAGCGGCGCTCAGGAAGGGCGACGTAGCGGAGGATCTAGGCCACGACTTCTGA
- a CDS encoding AMIN-like domain-containing (lipo)protein, translating to MKTAVSRTVAVLALLLPALLVPATAGAAASCGTGWGSLPKTSAATVSPSSAPGDLVALRSGRHACFDRLVVDVDGSTQGYSVRYVDQVRSDGSGTVVPTAGGARLEVVVGAPAYDDEGMATFVPPTGQRLLDVGGYATFREVTWAGSFEGQSTAGLGVRARLPFRVLALDGPGTSSRVVVDVAHRW from the coding sequence ATGAAGACCGCCGTCTCCCGCACCGTCGCTGTGCTGGCGCTCCTCCTGCCGGCTCTCCTGGTCCCCGCCACCGCTGGTGCCGCCGCGTCCTGCGGCACCGGCTGGGGATCTCTCCCGAAGACCTCCGCCGCCACCGTCTCCCCCTCCTCCGCGCCGGGCGACCTGGTCGCCCTCCGCTCCGGCCGCCACGCCTGCTTCGACCGCCTCGTCGTCGACGTCGACGGCTCGACGCAGGGGTACTCCGTCCGCTACGTCGACCAGGTCCGCTCCGACGGCTCGGGCACTGTGGTCCCCACCGCCGGGGGCGCACGCCTCGAGGTCGTCGTCGGTGCCCCCGCCTACGACGACGAGGGGATGGCGACCTTCGTGCCGCCGACCGGCCAGCGCCTGCTCGACGTGGGCGGCTACGCCACCTTCCGCGAGGTGACGTGGGCCGGCTCCTTCGAGGGCCAGTCGACCGCCGGCCTGGGCGTCCGGGCGCGGCTGCCGTTCCGGGTCCTCGCCCTGGACGGGCCGGGCACGTCGTCCCGGGTCGTCGTCGACGTCGCCCACCGGTGGTGA
- a CDS encoding NAD(P)-dependent alcohol dehydrogenase: protein MPTTVNAVAALTPDGPLERTTIERRDVGPHEVRIDIAFAGICHSDIHTARGEWGDVTYPIVVGHEIAGTVAEVGAEVTKHQVGDRVGVGCMVDSCRECSSCTQGLEQYCLEGNIGTYAAVGRDGEPTMGGYSQQIVVTEDFVLRIPEGIELDEAAPLLCAGVTLYSPLHHWGAGPGKRVAIVGLGGLGHMGVKIAAAMGAEVTVLSQSLKKQEDGLRLGATSYHATSDPDTFTSLAGSFDLIVNTVSAKLDLDQYLGLLAVDGTMVNVGAPPEPLDVAVFSLIPFRRSFAGSAIGGIPETQEMLDFCAEKGIGAEIEVIGADQVNEAWERVVASDVRYRFVIDTSTLA, encoded by the coding sequence ATGCCCACGACCGTCAACGCCGTCGCCGCCCTCACCCCCGACGGCCCCCTCGAGCGCACCACCATCGAGCGCCGCGACGTCGGCCCGCACGAGGTCCGCATCGACATCGCCTTCGCCGGGATCTGCCACTCAGACATCCACACCGCCCGCGGCGAGTGGGGCGACGTCACCTACCCCATCGTCGTCGGCCACGAGATCGCCGGCACCGTCGCCGAGGTCGGCGCCGAGGTCACCAAGCACCAGGTCGGCGACCGCGTCGGCGTCGGCTGCATGGTCGACTCCTGCCGCGAGTGCTCCAGCTGCACCCAGGGCCTCGAGCAGTACTGCCTGGAGGGCAACATCGGCACGTACGCCGCGGTCGGCCGCGACGGCGAGCCCACGATGGGCGGGTACTCCCAGCAGATCGTCGTCACCGAGGACTTCGTGCTCCGCATCCCCGAGGGCATCGAGCTCGACGAGGCTGCGCCGCTGCTGTGCGCCGGCGTCACCCTGTACTCCCCGCTGCACCACTGGGGCGCCGGTCCCGGCAAGCGCGTCGCGATCGTCGGCCTCGGCGGCCTCGGCCACATGGGCGTCAAGATCGCCGCCGCCATGGGCGCCGAGGTCACGGTGCTGTCGCAGTCGCTGAAGAAGCAGGAGGACGGCCTGCGCCTGGGCGCCACCAGCTACCACGCCACCTCCGACCCCGACACGTTCACCTCGCTCGCCGGGTCCTTCGACCTCATCGTCAACACCGTGAGCGCCAAGCTCGACCTGGACCAGTACCTCGGCCTGCTCGCCGTCGACGGCACGATGGTCAACGTCGGTGCGCCGCCGGAGCCCCTCGACGTCGCCGTGTTCTCGCTCATCCCGTTCCGCCGCTCGTTCGCCGGCTCGGCCATCGGCGGCATCCCCGAGACCCAGGAGATGCTCGACTTCTGCGCCGAGAAGGGCATCGGCGCCGAGATCGAGGTCATCGGCGCGGACCAGGTCAACGAGGCCTGGGAGCGTGTCGTCGCCTCCGACGTGCGCTACCGCTTCGTCATCGACACCTCAACTCTGGCCTGA
- a CDS encoding endonuclease/exonuclease/phosphatase family protein produces MHEPRSLTRRAFGVLTAALTAALVAAVPAVPASAAPGSDPDLVVMTRNLYLGSSLAPALTATTPEGFVAAVARIYATVQYTDFPARAEALADEIEATSPDLVGLQEVTRWTTSGVNPPPGYDFLPVLQEALEARGLDYSVAATVDNASIGPAPLALATQGCVQPGPTITCAVRLQDRDVILVNDDTPGLTWSNPQSGRYRAQALLPSPVGPLSFDRGWVSIDARLDRKPFRFVNTHLETEAFPAVQQAQAAEFLAGPGRRGTVIATGDFNSAADGSSTTSYAQLTARGRFRDAWDERLLGAGLTCCQTSSTPPLAPGALNNPVSTLRTRIDLVLSRGAARAVPGEAVVVGDVPFQGVPPFWASDHAGVVAGFDL; encoded by the coding sequence GTGCACGAGCCCCGCTCTCTCACCCGCCGAGCGTTCGGCGTGCTGACCGCCGCGCTCACCGCCGCACTGGTCGCCGCGGTCCCGGCAGTGCCGGCGTCCGCCGCCCCCGGCTCGGACCCCGACCTGGTCGTCATGACCCGGAACCTGTACCTGGGCTCGAGCCTGGCGCCCGCGCTGACCGCGACCACCCCCGAGGGCTTCGTCGCCGCCGTCGCGCGGATCTACGCGACCGTGCAGTACACCGACTTCCCCGCCCGCGCCGAGGCGCTCGCCGACGAGATCGAGGCCACCTCGCCCGACCTCGTCGGGCTGCAGGAGGTGACGCGCTGGACGACGTCGGGCGTCAACCCGCCCCCCGGCTACGACTTCCTCCCGGTCCTGCAGGAGGCGCTCGAGGCGCGCGGGCTCGACTACTCGGTCGCCGCCACGGTGGACAACGCCTCGATCGGTCCCGCCCCGCTGGCGCTGGCTACGCAGGGCTGCGTACAGCCGGGCCCGACCATCACGTGCGCGGTCCGGCTCCAGGACCGCGACGTCATCCTCGTCAACGACGACACCCCCGGACTGACCTGGAGCAACCCGCAGAGCGGCCGGTACCGGGCGCAGGCGCTGCTGCCGTCGCCGGTCGGGCCGCTGTCGTTCGACCGCGGCTGGGTGAGCATCGACGCGCGGCTGGACAGGAAGCCGTTCCGCTTCGTGAACACCCACCTGGAGACCGAGGCGTTCCCGGCCGTGCAGCAGGCCCAGGCCGCGGAGTTCCTCGCCGGCCCCGGCAGGCGCGGGACGGTCATCGCCACCGGCGACTTCAACTCCGCCGCGGACGGGTCCTCGACGACGTCGTACGCGCAGCTGACCGCCCGGGGCAGGTTCCGCGACGCCTGGGACGAGCGTCTCCTCGGCGCTGGCCTCACCTGCTGCCAGACCTCGAGCACCCCGCCGCTGGCGCCGGGAGCCCTGAACAACCCGGTGTCCACGTTGCGCACCCGGATCGACCTGGTCCTCAGCCGCGGTGCGGCGCGAGCGGTGCCCGGTGAGGCCGTCGTGGTCGGTGACGTGCCGTTCCAGGGGGTGCCGCCGTTCTGGGCGTCGGACCATGCGGGGGTCGTCGCGGGGTTCGACCTGTAG
- a CDS encoding GAP family protein: protein MDWSTLAALPVLALVDSTSVGTLLLPAWLLLAPTIRPRAVLGYLAVVAVVYWLLGLALLAGADVVVEAVSGASDGGGADRPRAVLVAQLVVGVLLLAWALLPERWRRRLGRRRSPAVDVADGAADAGRQEAQGGTFAPAPAHAPSAPTGRLVRWRDRAAEGGSPTGLLALAAVAVLLEAATMLPYLGAVTLLASTPLATGTQVLVLVGYCLVMVLPALLLVAFRVLAAKRVEPLLRRLEGWSRRAGGEAVLWVAAIAGFLLARDAAVALRLF, encoded by the coding sequence ATGGACTGGAGCACCCTGGCGGCGCTGCCCGTCCTCGCCCTCGTCGACAGCACGAGCGTGGGGACGCTGCTCCTGCCCGCGTGGCTCCTGCTCGCTCCGACCATCCGTCCACGGGCGGTGCTCGGCTACCTCGCCGTCGTCGCGGTCGTGTACTGGCTGCTGGGGCTGGCCCTGCTCGCAGGCGCCGACGTGGTCGTCGAGGCGGTGTCCGGTGCCTCCGACGGTGGCGGGGCCGACCGGCCGAGGGCGGTGCTGGTCGCTCAGCTGGTGGTCGGTGTGCTGCTGCTGGCGTGGGCGCTGCTGCCGGAGCGGTGGCGCCGTCGGCTCGGGCGGCGTCGCAGTCCCGCCGTCGACGTGGCCGACGGTGCTGCCGACGCGGGGAGACAGGAAGCACAGGGAGGCACGTTCGCCCCGGCGCCCGCGCACGCACCAAGCGCGCCCACCGGGCGGCTGGTCCGCTGGCGCGACCGTGCCGCCGAGGGCGGGTCCCCGACCGGGCTGCTCGCCCTGGCGGCCGTGGCCGTGCTGCTCGAGGCCGCGACGATGCTGCCGTACCTGGGCGCGGTGACCCTGCTCGCCTCCACCCCGCTCGCCACCGGCACGCAGGTGCTCGTGCTCGTCGGCTACTGCCTCGTCATGGTGCTGCCGGCGCTGCTCCTGGTCGCCTTCCGCGTGCTGGCCGCAAAGCGCGTGGAGCCGCTGCTGCGTCGGCTCGAGGGCTGGTCGAGGCGGGCGGGCGGCGAGGCCGTGCTGTGGGTGGCGGCGATCGCCGGGTTCCTCCTGGCGCGCGACGCGGCGGTCGCCCTCCGGCTGTTCTGA
- a CDS encoding DUF3427 domain-containing protein: MADDALPTGIYESLLTRDLLARLADLRAITEDVPDGQQATALGDHVGRRVARALAGLAPADRVAMVNTLLAQIDSDAVEPGPQQLLSVARQEQPGVWTLLGTRPAVPLSRPALLTNSTTDPKLGAELRAELATADRVDLLCAFVKWYGLRVLEDQLADLRQRGVPLRVLTTTYMGATDRTALDRLVRDFGAEVKVNYETQSTRLHAKAWLFRRRSGYDTAYVGSSNLSRAALLDGLEWNVKLAGSHTPELTAKFEATFDTYWADPAFVTYDPDTDRERLDQALAVAGGHQERSTVTRTISGLEVRPYPHQEAILDKLRVERETHGHHRNLVVAATGTGKTVIAALDYARMPGRPSLLFVAHRKEILEQSLRTYREVLADGAFGELYVGGEVPDRWRHVFASVQSLSADGLQRLAPDQFEVVVVDEFHHAGAATYRRLLEHLQPDELLGLTATPERGDDFDILSFFGGRIASELRLWDALENDLLCPFHYFGISDLTDLSRLDWRAGEYSTGDLENFYTADDARVRIVLKELRDKVLDPTRMRALGFCVSVKHAQFMADRFNAAGIPARSVSGATSREDRADSLQALKDGTVNVLFAVDLFNEGLDVPDVDTLLLLRPTQSATVFLQQLGRGLRRTADKPVLTVLDFIGQQSRQFRFDLKYRALTGASRSGLERQLETGFGLLPSGCELVLDAVARDVVLDNVRRQLRLNRKELLHEVRSHGDLPLAGWLREAGRELADVFRAGSWTQLRRQAGLPTPEAGPVEQQLLGRTSAFAHVDDPERAALYVRLLGDGWRYDQLSEREQRLARMMFFSLWPNGGGHVTYQEGFDVLAAHPAVRDELRQLVELGLAGAEHVTAPLEAGLQQVTLQTHAHYSRDEILAALGWAGIDGVSPRKTQGHASGVVWAPEARTDAFLVTLTKDERHFSPQTMYSDYAISRDTFHWESQNATADSSATGQRYVHHAERGSHVLLFVRPTRSTGWGGAATYQCLGPATYVSHEGERPMAITWRLRHGMPVDTFRAASVVA; encoded by the coding sequence GTGGCCGACGACGCTCTCCCGACCGGCATCTACGAGAGCCTCCTCACCCGCGACCTGCTCGCCCGCCTCGCGGACCTGCGGGCCATCACCGAGGACGTGCCCGACGGTCAGCAGGCCACGGCTCTCGGCGACCACGTCGGCCGCCGCGTCGCCCGTGCGCTCGCCGGCCTCGCACCTGCCGACCGGGTCGCGATGGTCAACACGCTCCTCGCGCAGATCGACAGCGACGCGGTCGAGCCCGGCCCTCAGCAGCTGCTGTCCGTGGCCCGGCAGGAGCAGCCCGGCGTCTGGACCCTCCTCGGCACCCGTCCGGCCGTCCCGCTGTCCCGGCCCGCGCTGCTCACCAACTCCACGACCGACCCCAAGCTCGGTGCCGAGCTGCGGGCCGAGCTGGCCACGGCCGACCGCGTCGACCTGCTCTGCGCGTTCGTCAAGTGGTACGGCCTCCGTGTCCTCGAGGACCAGCTGGCGGACCTGCGGCAGCGAGGCGTCCCGCTCCGCGTCCTCACCACGACGTACATGGGCGCCACCGATCGCACGGCACTCGACCGGCTGGTGCGCGACTTCGGCGCCGAGGTCAAGGTCAACTACGAGACGCAGTCGACCCGGCTGCACGCCAAGGCCTGGCTGTTCCGCCGCCGCAGCGGCTACGACACCGCCTACGTCGGCTCGTCCAACCTCAGCCGTGCGGCCCTGCTCGACGGGCTGGAGTGGAACGTCAAGCTCGCCGGCTCCCACACGCCGGAGCTGACGGCCAAGTTCGAGGCGACGTTCGACACCTACTGGGCCGACCCCGCCTTCGTCACCTACGACCCGGACACAGACCGCGAGAGGCTCGACCAGGCGCTCGCCGTCGCCGGCGGGCATCAGGAGCGCAGCACCGTCACCCGGACGATCAGCGGTCTCGAGGTCCGTCCCTACCCGCACCAAGAGGCGATCCTCGACAAGCTCCGGGTGGAGCGCGAGACGCACGGGCACCACCGCAACCTCGTGGTGGCCGCGACCGGCACCGGGAAGACCGTCATCGCGGCCCTGGACTACGCCCGCATGCCGGGCCGGCCCTCCCTGCTCTTCGTGGCGCACCGCAAGGAGATCCTCGAGCAGTCGCTCCGGACCTACCGCGAGGTCCTGGCCGACGGGGCGTTCGGCGAGCTGTACGTCGGGGGCGAGGTGCCGGACCGGTGGCGGCACGTCTTCGCCAGCGTGCAGAGCCTGTCCGCGGACGGGCTGCAGCGCCTGGCCCCCGACCAGTTCGAGGTCGTGGTCGTCGACGAGTTCCACCACGCCGGGGCAGCGACCTACCGCCGGCTGCTGGAGCACCTGCAGCCCGACGAGCTGCTCGGCCTGACCGCCACCCCCGAACGTGGCGACGACTTCGACATCCTGTCCTTCTTCGGCGGCAGGATCGCGTCCGAGCTGCGCCTGTGGGACGCCCTGGAGAACGACCTGCTGTGCCCGTTCCACTACTTCGGCATCAGCGACCTGACCGACCTGTCCCGCCTCGACTGGCGTGCGGGGGAGTACAGCACCGGCGACCTGGAAAACTTCTACACCGCTGACGACGCCCGGGTCCGGATCGTCCTCAAGGAGCTCCGCGACAAGGTCCTGGACCCGACCCGCATGCGCGCGCTGGGGTTCTGCGTGTCCGTCAAGCACGCGCAGTTCATGGCCGACCGGTTCAACGCGGCGGGCATCCCCGCGCGCTCCGTCTCCGGCGCCACCTCCCGTGAGGACCGTGCCGACTCCCTCCAGGCGCTGAAGGACGGCACGGTCAACGTGCTCTTCGCGGTCGACCTCTTCAACGAGGGCCTCGACGTCCCCGACGTCGACACCCTTCTCCTGCTCCGCCCGACGCAGAGCGCGACGGTCTTCCTCCAGCAGCTGGGTCGCGGGCTGCGCCGGACCGCCGACAAGCCGGTGCTCACGGTGCTGGACTTCATCGGGCAGCAGAGCCGTCAGTTCCGGTTCGACCTCAAGTACCGCGCCCTCACCGGTGCCAGCCGTTCGGGGCTCGAGCGCCAGCTCGAGACAGGCTTCGGGCTCCTGCCGTCGGGGTGCGAGCTCGTGCTCGACGCGGTGGCCCGGGACGTCGTGCTCGACAACGTCCGCCGCCAGCTCAGGCTCAACCGCAAGGAGCTGCTGCACGAGGTCCGCAGCCACGGCGACCTGCCCCTGGCCGGCTGGCTGCGGGAGGCCGGGCGCGAGCTGGCGGACGTGTTCCGGGCCGGGTCCTGGACACAGCTGCGTCGGCAGGCTGGCCTCCCCACGCCCGAGGCCGGACCGGTCGAGCAGCAGCTGCTCGGGCGGACGAGCGCCTTCGCCCACGTCGACGACCCGGAGCGGGCAGCGCTGTACGTCCGCCTGCTCGGCGACGGGTGGCGCTACGACCAGCTGTCCGAGCGGGAGCAGCGCCTCGCGCGGATGATGTTCTTCTCGCTGTGGCCCAACGGGGGCGGCCACGTCACCTACCAGGAGGGTTTCGACGTCCTCGCTGCCCACCCCGCCGTACGGGACGAGCTCCGTCAGCTCGTCGAGCTAGGACTGGCAGGCGCGGAGCACGTCACCGCGCCCTTGGAGGCCGGGCTGCAGCAGGTCACGCTTCAGACCCATGCCCACTACAGCCGAGACGAGATTCTCGCTGCCCTCGGCTGGGCGGGGATCGACGGCGTCTCGCCGCGCAAGACCCAGGGGCACGCGTCCGGCGTGGTCTGGGCCCCCGAGGCTCGGACAGACGCGTTCCTGGTGACGCTGACCAAGGACGAGAGGCACTTCTCGCCGCAGACCATGTACAGCGACTACGCCATCAGCCGGGACACGTTCCACTGGGAGTCCCAGAACGCCACCGCGGATTCATCCGCCACGGGGCAGCGGTACGTCCACCACGCGGAGCGGGGGAGCCACGTGCTGCTGTTCGTCCGGCCCACGAGGAGCACCGGCTGGGGCGGTGCGGCCACCTACCAGTGCCTGGGGCCGGCGACATACGTGTCGCACGAGGGGGAGCGGCCGATGGCGATCACCTGGCGGCTGCGGCACGGGATGCCGGTGGACACGTTCCGGGCGGCGTCCGTGGTGGCGTGA